In Danio aesculapii chromosome 8, fDanAes4.1, whole genome shotgun sequence, the genomic stretch AACAGGTGTGTTGCAAAGTGATACAAACCTGGTACAATCAGCTGCGAAAAATTGCTGGGACGTGAAAGCGAACCCTGGTTCCAACTGAATGGGAAGCACCCCCACACGCAGACAGTGAGACTACATGACGTTAGCGAGGTTGGAAATGTCatagtggtttacattgttcagcACATGTACCTGAGAACATTAGTCACAGTGACACACACTTCTAAGCTGTGTTTTATTGATGAGAAGAGTCTCTCTCGCCCTCGATCTCAGGTCAAGTCTCAGATGCGGGTGGAGACTGGATCTCTGGTGTGAATGTAGTAATGAGTAATGAGATATGGGCTACTCTGAAATCCATGTAAAACTAGCCAGCAGATTATCGCAACAAGGATGATACCTAGAGTTTATAGTTCGACATAGTGCTCACAATGACCTTTAAGAGGTTTGGCCATTCACATACTGTACagtttacacaagtaaatgaaGGCATGAGCTTGTAAAGACATGTGTAACTGTTTGTAATTCTACATCTGACCACTGACACAACTGTATTCTCCAAGGACCAAACTATTTGCCAATGTAACATTCATGAGATACTGACTGAAGTCCTTGGTCTTGATGTTTTCGGGTCATTGGGCTCACGGTCAGGTGCTTCAGCCAATGATCAACCGTCTAACCAGCAAGCCAATGTCTGTTTTGACTACAGCTCCAGTTTCAAAGCCACGGTGACACAGCAGCTATATACCCTAGCTGCTGATAGTATACAGTCGATTACTCAAGTCATGCACCATGTAATCACTCAAACTAATTGCTTGAATTAATTCTACCCTTGCTCTTAAAACCAATCGTGTTAAACGTCTACACATATCCGTCatgaacacacaaataaactGTGATTTATGAGGGGCGGGTTGTATTAAACAGGGCTCTACAGCTCTGCAGCTGCTTGCCTGTTGTTAATGTGGAGGAGAAAATGCTGAAGGATGTTCCTCTGTTTGCTTCACACATGCTTAAATATTAATTGGTGCATAATAGGGATGAATAAAGTCTAGCCTGGGGCGGGAAGTTAAATCCAAACCTACCGCTGCTTCGGGCAGGCATGAGTGCAGTCAGCAACCATGGTCATTAGGGTTAGATGCTAATAGCAGTTAACTCAGAAAAGAAGGAAAATCCACAAGCTGCAGGGAAACAGCTTCTCTTTCACAGATGGAGTGTAATGTTATATTGTAAACAGTTGTGTTCTTTTAAGTTGCTCTTGTTTCTTTAGACATTgtatgtacactcaaaaataaaggtaaaaaaactGTTGTTGTCTTTGTACCTTTAGAAGGTACACATTTTGTACATAATCGATTTATACTGGTAccttaaagcataggtctcaaactggattcctggagggccgcagctctgcacagttttgctccaaccctaatcaaacacagctgacttAACTGATCAAGGTATTCAAGACtacttgaacaccttgattagttggatcagctgcgtttcattagggttggagcaaaactgtgcagagctgcggccctccaggaatccagtttgagatccATGCCTTAAAGGGATGTATTATTACCTAAAGTGTACACAAATGTGCAAAAGTGTAGGGTACagtttttgtacctttatttttaagagtgggCCTAcctacagggatagttcacccaaagattttGTTTCAAATCTGTATGACTAAGGCCCAATCTGAATTCTAGGATATACTTCTCCATCTACCCCAACAACTCTTCCTTCTCACAGTGACAAAACATGTACTTAAATTTTCAGAGAATTTCAAATTCACTTTACTTTAATGTTAGGTCCCAGAATCTTTGTTTGAAGGGCTATCTGAcacttccccttacccctatccTCATCTCACCAAAAGAGAATCTAGACACCTACCTCCAAATGGTTATGGGAAAGGGCAGAAATAGGATTGGGTCATAACTTTCCTTCAGGTAACACAGCAGGAGATATTCTGAacaattgtttttgttcatttgaagCCAGTGGGGCTCAAATTCACACTAGACTAGTTAATTGTATGAagaaaaacattcttcaaaacctTTCATGCTACACAATTTTGAGAGAAAATTTGTATCTTTTAGAATACTTAAGCTTGTCACTAGGACAATACCATTGCAAGGACAAATATTCCAtcatctacactctcagaaataaaggtacgtgagttgtcactggggtggtaccttttcaaaaggtacaaatttgtacctaaaagttccatattaatacctcaaggggacatattggtacctaaaaggtacaaaagtgttcctcttaaaatgtgttggtactaatatatacttctgaggtaccaatatggacccttcaagtacaaatgtgtaccttttgaaaaggtaccaccccaatgacagctctcgtagctttatttctaagagtgtactaataaaaggtacatattagtaccttaaaataattatatatactcTTAAGGTACTATTATGAAGATTTTAGGGGTTAATCAGGTAGAATGATGTCTCTTGCAAATGAGCTGCACCTGTAACAAACTCCTATAAAATGCCTGAAATAAGGTACAAATGTTTTGACCTTTTCAAACATACACTTATGCACCCTATTAACCCCTAAAATTTCTAATATTTTACCTAATTTGTACAtattagtgtttttgttttaaaaaggtaCCCCCCCTTGCAGTGACAGCTTTGACtccttttttctgagagtatcCCTAAAGGTACACATTTTCCACATAATTTCTGAGCgtgtttggtgaactatcccttcatgACTTAACCACTGAAATGCATCAGGGGTGTGGCTTGATGTCCGCCCAGGGttgaaaagtgtaaaaatataCAGAGAGAAAGTCATTCCAAGACAAAATGACTCACCCCAGCGTTGTCATGGTTACAATGGTGTACCAGAAGGAGGCCGGGATGCTGGTGAACTTGCTGGACGACGAGCCTTTCTCAGCATAGAACATGACTGTGGCAAAGATAATGATGGCCATGGTGAGGGAGAAGAGGAGGAAGCCAAGCTCTGAGGCGCAGCTCTTCAGTGTGTAGCCAAGGATTCGGAGACCCTGGGAGTGGCGGGAGAATTTAAAGATCCGGAAGACACGGAACACTCGTAGTGTGACAAAGGCTCCGCTCACATCCTCGTTGTTGGTCATGACGAGCCCGATGTAATATGGTAAAATGGCCACCACATCGATAATGCTCATCACGCTTCTCATGAAGCGGTACCGGCTGGGTGCCGCAAACAGTCGCATCAGATACTCCACTGTAAAGATCATAACACAAGCTGTGTCCATGCAGAAAAACGCCTCAGTGTAGCGTTCCCCGCAAGGGACGTCCCTCTGATTTGGCATATAACCACAAGGAACCGTCTCAACCACGTTGGTGATGACGGACAGGGCGATGAAGAATCCCGTTACGTAGTAGAAAACTAGTGCCATGGTGCTAGTGTGTGGGTTCTCAAAGGCCCTCCACATGGTCTCACGGAAAGTCATGTTGGGGAGTTTGCTGTCTTTGTTGTCCTCAAGGTCGTCCATTAGACGTTCAGTGTTCTCTCTCTTGCGGTCCTTGTACTCTTCATAACAGCAGTCGCTGATGATTTCGGGAATGATTCCAAAGAATGCCAGCTCCTCATCGTAGGCAGAGATGCACTCGTAACGTGGGTAGTGCAGCTTCCCTGTGCGGTAGAAGTTAAGAATACTTCTGAAAACATCTGGATCTCGGTCAAAGAAATACTCCCTCGTCTCCTCATTGAAGAAGAACTCTTTCTCTGAGCTCCCCAGGAGTGTATCGGGGTAGCGGTCCAACGTGTTCCGCCATGTCTGGAAGCGTCGCCCGCTGACATTGAGGATAATAAGCTCATCCTGACGCTTATTCTTATTGGATGGTGCAACAGGCATGGGCAGGTTGGCCACGGGCATCCATCCTATGGCCGCCGCCCGAGCGAAGGGGAGCCAGGCTGCCACTCCAGCAGCCATGGGGACTCCGGATGGGGTCGAGGGGACCAGATCAAACACCTTCACAACCAGCTTGACATTAGATTAGACCCCATCTACATAGAGAGAGACAGGGAAATGGGAACACAGACGAGAGTGAGAGGTTGGCAAATGTGGGAGGACAGGAAGAGGAGAGAGTTCCAGTGGGAGCGAGTGAGACAGATGTGAAATGGGAGTGAAAAGACGGCAAGAGCGAACAGGATGCCAGCAGAATAGAGAGAGGCAGAGGTAAAAGGGAAGCAATCACGTAGTGTACAGTAAAAAGAAGTATGGAAAATGAAAGACAAGGAGAGGTAGGGTATACAGATGCAATGGAAAAGAAGGGGGAAAACACAAGTAAAAGCAAATTAACAAAACCATTGTCCATATCTTATAGATTAATTACAGTCCATACTTTGCATACATGAATATTCCAACACTACTGTACTATATTCCGACACAACTGTTCTGTTTTAAACAATTTCTAAGCGCCAACAGTACAGTTTAAAAACGCAAAACTGCTTAACTGTTATAAGTGTAACAGCAAACATCCACCATAAACAGCACATACATCATATCTTTCTTaaaacagagagattaaaaagATAGCTGATTTCCTAGTTCAAGTACTAGAGAGACTCCAAAGGGCACGATTGTGCTCGCGACACAAGAGCCCTTGAGCAACTGCAGTTTGAAACAGATGCGAACCTGTTGAGCTTTTGTGTAAAGCTATAAAACGCCACAAAATATTGGTCGCTAAACACTGACAGTGTTGTAGTTCTTTCTTTTCTACAACCAATTATTTAACTGTTAACCCCATGTATTCACAGATGCGCATGGAGACATATCGCACAACATAAACAAGTCACGATGAATTATTATTGCAAAAATTGTAACTTCGCATTCAAATAAAATACAGCAAACTCGTTTCCAGCAGTTGAGTTCTTTGTTACTTACCCATGAAAAATCTtttaacttttcattcattcggATACATTTATCACATTTCCTCCTGACATCACTTCGAAAGTGTTCGCCGAAAAATCCGCACATTAATGAGGGAAAGACAAACAAGAACCCACGTGACAGATTAAAATAATTATGGTATAACCAGGGTGACCGGAGGCGcaaaaaataagagtttggtttCTTATGTGTCCCTCAGTCACATCCTGCGCTGTTTAATGATCCATTTTGCTCGGACGGAGTGAAATGCCGCACCGACCGCTCGCGCGCTCGAAGTGACTTCCCGCAGGATGCTCAGCTGATGGATAGAGGTGGTATAGTCTTTttccaatctctctctctctctctctctctctctctctctctctctctctctctctctctctccatacaCCAGCACACTCCCTTTCTCCCTCCCCGAGGTCTCTCCGCTGCCAGGTCTCGCGCTCTCTGGTGCCGCGCGCGCGAGCGGTGTTCGTGGAGCAGAGAGAGCGCAAGACGCACAGAGGCAGTATATGCTCGCTTTCGCGCCACTCACACTGTTCGAGAACGCGCCAATTTCACCTTTAGTTTATAGTGGTCTCACTCTGCGTGCCGCAGTTTACCTGAGCCACTACAGAGATGGGGACAAGGTAATTGATTTACAAAGTCATTCACGAGCCCAGTAGCCATCCACATTTAAAGATTCATAATGCAAAATGTAAGGCTTAAACCAGAAAGTATTTACGCATATGTGTCAGAAGTAGGCTAAACTGGCGCACAtagagattattatttttttcatagatCATGTAatgtttatctgttttaatctTTTGTGTGATGCAAGACACTGATGCAACGAATTCCTGAAATGCTGTGAGCCTGTGTGGGTTTGGTTTTCACAAACATAATGAAACCGAATGTTACAAAAAACACTTAAGAAGTGCTTATTAGGGTTTTAAAGGCTCGTAAATTGTCCAATCATTTTTGCAGACACTTCAAACGTGTTTATGTGAGTGTTAGTAGGTATATGGTAGTCTCCCTTGTAGCCAGACCTTTGACTAGACTGCAAAAGGTCGGGTCGATAGTTTATTTTAGTCAAGAACGCCCACTTAGACAGAAAGAGCTGTTTGAATGATATGTGAAGCAGTCAATCCCAGTTTGCTTGGCTTATAGGCTACGTCTAACCAGAGGCTGTGTAACAGTGTAAGTAATAATAGACATGCAAGAAATTATTTTAACAATGACATGATTGACTCcacaaacagaaaatatactgaGAAATGACAGGAAATCTGTAGAATGTACCATACAATACTTAAAAATATGAAAACTAGAAGTGTAATTCATCGAGCAGTTGTATAATTGAACTGCAATTAAAGTAGAGTTTgcaaaatacagttgtttatttgCACACTTTTAGGCCTCATTATGAATTTTTCTTATATAAaacattaagtatttatttatttattaattatttatttatttacttatttatcaatCAATGGCTCCAGCATTTTGAGAGTCAAAATAACataaagcaatggtctcaaactcaattcctggagggccacagctctttgtagtttagcttcaaccacctcaCACCTGCTTAGCccatagtagtcttgaacaccttgattagttggatcagctatgtttgattagggttggagcaaaactgtgcagagctgcagccctccaggaatcaagtttgagaccattgatatACAGGCATAGAAAAAAACACGTTGGCTTCTGATGACAAACTTGGGTATTATCTGTGATGTAAAtgataaatgaagatttttaaacatatttacttGTAATCAAGAGtcactgaaagaaagaaagaaagaaagaaagaaagaaagaaaaacatctgCATGCTTTTTATTGATGGTGTCATTTTCTGACAatttaaatataaagataataataatactaatattagggGGTGACTATTTGGtaagaggaaaaaaatatatatatatatatacagttgaagtcaatatatattacccaaataatgtttaacagagcaaggccattttcacagtgtgtctgataatatttttttcttctagagaaagtcttatttgtatttatttgaaagcagtttttaaatatttttaaaacccattttaagttcaaatttATTAGcgcctttaaactatatatttttcgatagtcgacagaacaaaccattattatacaataacttgcctaattaccctaacctggggtgtgtttcccaaacaaccaCGTAACTCTCGGCTGAactagtacgatgcatcgtttggaaaaagaacattgtagtgacaagtgtttcccaaaacccatagtttctctgtcgcaggtccatcgtttgaaccacagttataacgtaaaacgcccacaatgatgctctaaatggggtggagtaactatgtctttagagaagaaccccataatttctttgtgcagattatattgttaaatagaattttttttttaaatgcaatattagttttgctaaaaacatgcactcgttttccatattaattgaaatatatgtaaatggcacatattaGGCCTATGTTTCCTTAAGAGATATTATAtagaatattacatattctattctaaatcaTAAAACcccttacaaaagctaacacgtattctaatcttatatataaatcatataaataaataaataatgaggctatttattaagaaaatgacatttaatatttattatttattaggaaatgaaaaaaaatcctactttaataataatattaatgatgatgatgatgattattattattatcattattattattaagtaagtattgctttttaattttttgaaaagtctacttttacaatttgacacatgcaaaccactgcacaAATGCTCTAagcaacaggcccatgtcatatactgtatagatactaaataaataacccactataattTAAAAGcgttaacgtatgctatgttttttgttttcacaagcattggagacgtaacataaattccacttcTAAATAATAGGTCACTTACAGCTTTCGTCaggaggctgtgttcaaaatgacatcaatgttttcaaagtgcactgcgaagggagcgcaattatTAACATGAAGATCaccaaaactgaactgtaaaaatagattgaaagcaaattacacctaagagagatgactttaatgcttttttatttttaatcattccaagcttaaatgttagaatgttctaaatgaatagggcataggggggataagtgggaatagaacactgccaggaactatgtttctaactacagctccagaggtgtagttgcaagtacacaagtttgcgatgcagtttgctaTGTACGTTGGAACGATGTATTTGGaaaatgccaaatcaatgaactatgtttgtaatgacacaaCTTGCGACATTAGTTggataacgatggttttgggaaacgcacccctgcctatttaacctaattaacctagttaatcctttaaatgtccctttatgctgtatagaagtgtcttaaaatatctattaaaatattatttactgtcatcatggcaaagataaagtaaatcagttattagagatgagttattaaaactactatgattagaaatgtgttgaaaaaaaattgctttccgttaaacagaaattggggaaaaaattaacaagggggctaataattacagacttcaactgtagttgtctaagcaatatgtgtttttttttacagagaggGAGGCACCTTTATTAAGGCATGTGCCATCTGTTAAATGTTCTTTAAATATTAAGATGTCGCTAACATTTAACTGCAGTtgaaaaataactgtttatagaaTATCTAAAATAACTATTTAGATGCTGTTTATACACATGGGAAATAGGCTAAACCTTAATAAATACCCACGAACCACTtgtgacttttttattattttcaaatttaagcaaaaatatttcctttctattaaaaataaatgtatttccaatCTAATatgtggggaaaaaagaaaaaaatcggTTCATCAGACTCTGGGTTCGAACTGGGTTGATGATCGATTgcatcaaaacatgttgccatgcgctttacaagCTACAATACTCAAGCAAGATGGCGGCGCTCTTTAGTTAAGTTGTCTCTGTTAATCAAACACTGATGGGCAGAAATCGTTCAAATAGTTTATTTCAACAAAGTGTGCTAAGACACTCCAAAATCGGCATTTTTCCcccctcgcaggggccccaaATGCGCatgggcccctgggcctgtgcccataatgcccattggttaatctggCCCTGAGCATAACATTCCTTATGCATAATGATACATGTGTAAATTTTGGgttgatctatccctttaagtgccTAAAAAACTCTTGAATGTCTTTCAAAAGAATTCACATCATTAACTTCACAAACTTTTGCAAATCCTGTGATTATATTGCTTTTAACCTGAAAGAACAACACTGTGTGCATTCATGCATTCGTAATTATCCTTCTGCTGTCATTTAATAGCAATTAATTTCTGCTTTTGGACCAAAATCTCCGAACCGGTCCAGCAAATTAATGAGCAAACACGAAGCCATATGCAGTGGTGTTCTACAGGCCCAAACTCAGGCCGTTGGAATTTCATTTCTGTTCTTTTCATATTGTGTAAGTGTGAATTATTTATATccctctttcttttttcctcctGTAACGTCCTTCAAACGTGGCTCAGTGGATGAATCCTCAGCAGTTATCGGCTTTGGAAATCCTTGATGGATTTAGTGTGCTGGCGTGCCTTGTGATGGAAGCGTGTTGTTGAGTGTGGAGCGGGTTCTGATATGTGTAGCCACAGATTCGCTGCTTCAGTAAGCAATATAAAGCCTAATTAACTCTGCTGGGACTCTCAGCTCTCAAAGTGGGCCTGAAGGTTCTGAAGAATACCAATAAACTCAGATCAGTGGCGACAGTGTAAAAACGCACCCTAACTGCATACTTTCACAGTTGAGCGAACAGCAGCGCTTTCTCCAAAGCACTTACCTTCCTTTTACACAGGCGAAGAAATGTACAACTGAGCTCCACTAAACTTCTTTGTACAACACACTTTTTTGCTTCCTTATGAAGTGATTCAACTGTGCAAAATGGCTTAATGGAAAAGTAAGCTAATTAGCGTCTCCTCTAAGCCCCTGTTCACACAtggtattaagatgtgtttttgtcTATCCAATCACAAATGGAAAATGCAATCAGTTATACTATTATAATACAATGCATATATTATACACAATGCATGAAGTAGCTTATTTATAAAGAGTGTTTAATTGGCTAACTTTTTCATGTTGTGGTTAATTCacacattttagtatgatttgcttttCCCcttatgatggttgggtttaggtgccacagccatatcaccctgcagcccaagactggttactcactgaagctaagcaggactgagCCAGGTCAGTACCTGGTTGGGAGACCtcatggaaaaactaggttgctgttggaagtggtgttagtgaggccagcaggggatgCTTAACCTGCGTGAGTCCTGTCTGAGTGAGTCCTAATGCCACAGTATAGGAAagatctttcagatgagacgttaaaccgaggttctgactctttgtggtcattaaaaatcctacgACCCTActtgaaaagagtaggggtgtaaccacgGTGTCCTGGCCAAGTTACCTCCATCGACCCTTACTCATCATggcatcccaatcatccccatccaccgaattgactttatcactgtctctccactcctcctttagctggtgtgtggtgagcgctcTGGCgcagttgtcctgtggctgctgttgcattcatccaagtggatgctgcacactggtggtggagtggagagaccccccctccccctcatgattgtgaagcactttgggtgtatggccatacacgataaatgtgctatataaatacacattgcattacattatacctcctttttaaaaatagtacattttaatacatttttacaactgaacttgtacaaatgaactatgaatttgtacaaattagctgCTAAACgtacaaaacgtaaaatagttctgtttcctcgtgagatcaggctgaatattcAGAAAATTTATGTTAACCAGCCTGCTGAAAATATGCACCGAATTTCATAGTATGTATAGTATCATAGTATACATAGTATGTATCAAATTTTTTCCTCCAAATCGTTGTTTTACCACCATTCTTCACAATGTCTTTTTcacagaagaaataaacaaatatgtgtttagtattttaaaaagctacCTCTTTAAAACACCAGTAGTCTAGTTCAACTTATTTCAGACAGTCACAAAAAGACAGAGTCTAGAAAGAGGTTTGCTTGAGCACCTCCTAAAATATCCTGTCAAAATAAATAGACTGATCAATATCGTCCAACAATGTGCTTAAATTTACAAGCACAGGTATGGAAACTCGTCCAGTGTCTGCGGTTAGAAGGAAACCATTAATCAAATTAACTACAGCCATTTCAGCGATCTGACAGGGAGCAAAAGCAGACTGCAGTAATTCACATAATTACAGGCTGTCTGAATGACCCcagtaatataatttaatgttttaatgtaaacagTAAATGCGAGGTTAGGTGATGGGTGCTGCCTGGGTGTGACTGATGTTTTAGCTTCCTCTAAAGATCTATGCTTGAACACTTTTTAAAAGAACATAAggtgtttgtttactgtttttcctCTACTTGATTTTTTCACTCTgtgttcaaaatattttaatggcGCCATTTACACCTACAGTAGTATTAAAAGGTGTTTTCAATCCAATCACAAggttttgagcttgtccactcaTAGCAACTTCCGGAGGTGGTTGAAAACACATTGATTGGAAGCAAAAGCCACAAAAACACCTACTCTTTTGTTGCGTTGTACTAAAACTCAGAGATTATGATCATaatttttagtccatcattgagtctttttatttgtgtacatttacatttattcagtttttaaattaatttcagtaattttattgactgatatgaaaattttcatatgatttatttacaatacagattgtaaagtaatatttgtcttttagtagatatatgagagacttgctttaaaTGGATGTAActggatttgtattgtaaacattaaataaaagtttaaaaggtttttttatttttatttcatatattacatttttagttatgatactccagaaatcggtggcatggtggctcagtggttagcattgtcacttcacagcaagaaggttgctaattcgagtcctggctgagtcaattggcatttctgtgtggagtttgcatgttttccctgtgttcaattcaattcaattcacctttatttgtatagcgcttatacaatgtagattgtgtcaaagcagcttcacataaaaggtcacagtaaataggaacagtgtagttcagtttgtagtgttcaagttcagttcagtttagctcagttcagtgtggtttaataatcactactgagagtccaaacactgaagagcaaatccatcgatgcgcagctctacagatcctgaaccatgcaagccagtggcgacagcggagagggaaaaaaaacttcactaaaggcagaagtgaagaaaaaaaaaccttgagagaaaccaggctcagttgggcacgaccattttaatttctccgctggccaaacgtcttgtgcagagctgcagtctgtgtttgcatgggtttcctccaggtgctctggtttcccccacagtccaaagacatgtgctataggtgaattgaataaactaaattggccata encodes the following:
- the kcnd3 gene encoding potassium voltage-gated channel subfamily D member 3 isoform X1, whose protein sequence is MAAGVAAWLPFARAAAIGWMPVANLPMPVAPSNKNKRQDELIILNVSGRRFQTWRNTLDRYPDTLLGSSEKEFFFNEETREYFFDRDPDVFRSILNFYRTGKLHYPRYECISAYDEELAFFGIIPEIISDCCYEEYKDRKRENTERLMDDLEDNKDSKLPNMTFRETMWRAFENPHTSTMALVFYYVTGFFIALSVITNVVETVPCGYMPNQRDVPCGERYTEAFFCMDTACVMIFTVEYLMRLFAAPSRYRFMRSVMSIIDVVAILPYYIGLVMTNNEDVSGAFVTLRVFRVFRIFKFSRHSQGLRILGYTLKSCASELGFLLFSLTMAIIIFATVMFYAEKGSSSSKFTSIPASFWYTIVTMTTLGYGDMVPKTIAGKIFGSICSLSGVLVIALPVPVIVSNFSRIYHQNQRADKRKAQKVQKARLARMRISKSGSSTAFLHSKRNGLNQSLELTQLPYYKMKLSPQGSLEEDQQLKKTTSLLESQHHHLLHCLEKTTNHEFVDERLYEQGYLQTALQNFPSQSPSLSSEEGITGTCCSRRPKKNIQPLNATHTHSHTHNLQELSALHIQCGEQQPLNTSRSSLNLMSDESGSLNCKSSGLVTTAIISIPTPPSNNSRASPDAPSPPNPEAPPLLNPSSTDVVKISAL
- the kcnd3 gene encoding potassium voltage-gated channel subfamily D member 3 isoform X2 — protein: MAAGVAAWLPFARAAAIGWMPVANLPMPVAPSNKNKRQDELIILNVSGRRFQTWRNTLDRYPDTLLGSSEKEFFFNEETREYFFDRDPDVFRSILNFYRTGKLHYPRYECISAYDEELAFFGIIPEIISDCCYEEYKDRKRENTERLMDDLEDNKDSKLPNMTFRETMWRAFENPHTSTMALVFYYVTGFFIALSVITNVVETVPCGYMPNQRDVPCGERYTEAFFCMDTACVMIFTVEYLMRLFAAPSRYRFMRSVMSIIDVVAILPYYIGLVMTNNEDVSGAFVTLRVFRVFRIFKFSRHSQGLRILGYTLKSCASELGFLLFSLTMAIIIFATVMFYAEKGSSSSKFTSIPASFWYTIVTMTTLGYGDMVPKTIAGKIFGSICSLSGVLVIALPVPVIVSNFSRIYHQNQRADKRKAQKVQKARLARMRISKSGSSTAFLHSKRNGLNQSLELTGSLEEDQQLKKTTSLLESQHHHLLHCLEKTTNHEFVDERLYEQGYLQTALQNFPSQSPSLSSEEGITGTCCSRRPKKNIQPLNATHTHSHTHNLQELSALHIQCGEQQPLNTSRSSLNLMSDESGSLNCKSSGLVTTAIISIPTPPSNNSRASPDAPSPPNPEAPPLLNPSSTDVVKISAL